Proteins encoded in a region of the Deefgea piscis genome:
- the msbA gene encoding lipid A export permease/ATP-binding protein MsbA, producing MNSKQLYFRILAYFGPYRGIVVMSILAMVVAGGVDAAMVKMLGVIIDSFKQNQAAAQAAWLMPLALFGLGLVRLISSFGYEYGSAWLSSRVMHNLRQQVFERMMAMPIRFFDQSSVGVLLSRVTFDINQIMDAGLNVLTVLVKDSVMAIALLGIMLWTDWQLTLFCLIMLPGAAVSIRIVSKRQRRLSQQTQDTMGEMSQILDESLGGQRIIKIFGGASYEAKRFGAANQNVRRLTVKRAATASLNSGFTVFLIAVTIAAIIYFAGLRAADGAMTAGSFVTFMSSMMLLQQPIKNLSKLSDSLHRGLAAADSVFGILDQPLEPDHGTLAPQRVKGHITISQLEFAYQVDGVKALAGIDLDIKPGESVALVGQSGSGKTTLANLIPRFYEPSAGEIRLDGELLADYRLANLRSQIALVSQDMVLFNDSVAANIAYGVDEIDMARVRAAADAAFATEFIEQMPQGFAEMLGENGVRLSGGQRQRLAIARAIYKDAPILILDEATSALDTESERKVQEALENLMVGRTTLVIAHRLSTIEKADRIVVMQQGKIIESGTHQELIERDGVYTQMHAVQFSLAENTVATR from the coding sequence ATGAATAGCAAACAGCTGTATTTCCGAATTCTTGCCTACTTTGGCCCGTACCGTGGCATCGTCGTGATGTCGATTTTGGCCATGGTGGTGGCTGGCGGTGTCGATGCCGCGATGGTCAAAATGCTCGGCGTGATTATTGATAGCTTTAAGCAAAATCAGGCGGCAGCACAGGCCGCATGGTTGATGCCATTGGCTTTGTTTGGCTTAGGCTTGGTGCGTTTGATTTCTAGCTTTGGCTACGAATATGGCAGTGCTTGGTTGTCGTCACGCGTGATGCATAATTTACGCCAGCAAGTGTTTGAGCGGATGATGGCCATGCCGATTCGCTTTTTTGATCAATCGTCAGTCGGTGTTTTATTGTCGCGGGTGACGTTTGATATTAACCAGATTATGGATGCGGGCTTGAATGTGCTCACCGTGTTGGTCAAAGACTCGGTGATGGCGATTGCTTTGCTTGGCATTATGCTGTGGACCGATTGGCAGCTGACTTTGTTTTGCTTGATTATGCTGCCCGGTGCGGCAGTATCGATTCGGATTGTGAGTAAACGCCAGCGAAGATTATCGCAACAAACGCAAGACACCATGGGCGAAATGAGCCAGATCTTGGATGAGAGCTTGGGTGGACAGCGAATTATTAAGATTTTTGGTGGAGCGAGCTATGAAGCGAAACGTTTTGGTGCCGCCAATCAAAATGTGCGGCGTTTAACCGTAAAGCGCGCAGCCACCGCGAGTTTGAACTCTGGCTTTACGGTGTTTTTAATTGCGGTAACGATTGCGGCGATTATTTATTTTGCTGGTTTACGCGCAGCCGATGGCGCGATGACCGCAGGCTCATTTGTGACGTTTATGAGTTCCATGATGCTGTTACAGCAGCCAATTAAAAATCTATCTAAGCTCAGCGATTCATTGCATCGCGGTTTGGCCGCCGCAGACTCGGTGTTTGGTATTTTGGATCAGCCATTAGAGCCAGATCACGGCACATTGGCGCCGCAGCGCGTGAAAGGACATATCACGATTAGCCAGCTGGAGTTTGCCTATCAAGTGGATGGCGTGAAAGCGTTAGCAGGTATTGATTTAGACATCAAACCGGGTGAAAGCGTGGCTTTGGTCGGCCAGTCAGGCAGTGGCAAAACCACCTTGGCCAATTTGATTCCGCGATTTTATGAGCCTAGCGCCGGTGAAATTCGTCTTGATGGCGAGTTGCTGGCGGATTATCGTTTGGCCAATTTACGTTCACAAATCGCTTTAGTGTCGCAAGATATGGTGTTATTTAATGACAGCGTTGCCGCCAATATTGCGTATGGTGTGGATGAAATCGATATGGCGCGGGTGCGGGCGGCGGCCGATGCGGCATTTGCTACTGAATTTATTGAACAAATGCCACAAGGCTTTGCGGAAATGCTCGGTGAAAATGGTGTGCGTTTATCGGGCGGCCAGCGACAACGCTTAGCGATTGCAAGGGCGATTTATAAAGACGCACCGATCTTGATTTTGGATGAAGCAACCAGTGCGCTTGATACCGAGTCAGAACGTAAAGTGCAAGAAGCACTAGAAAACCTGATGGTGGGGCGTACTACCTTGGTAATTGCGCATCGCTTATCCACCATTGAAAAAGCTGACCGCATTGTGGTGATGCAGCAAGGCAAAATCATTGAAAGCGGTACGCATCAAGAGCTCATTGAGCGTGATGGCGTGTATACGCAAATGCATGCGGTACAGTTTTCACTTGCGGAAAACACCGTGGCGACGCGCTAA
- a CDS encoding glycosyltransferase family 2 protein produces the protein MKISIIVTTYNRPKALNLVLAGLARQKTTSPIEWEVLIADDGSKNDTFALIQSWQSHFPCALHHVWHEDLGFRAGAIRNRAAAQSKGDYLVFLDGDCVPMPDFLQQHAILAETAWYVAGNRILLSEAFTATLLEQPDAINIMDWSIWQWFTAKLSGKTNRAWPCLRLKIADARKKRRTRWEVVKSCNLGVWRADFIAINGFDESFSGWGHEDSDFAIRLLRLGVGIKDGRFAVPVLHLWHRENDRSKQAENWKKLEETLKSTHIEAKIGLKSLTQ, from the coding sequence ATGAAAATTTCTATCATTGTCACCACCTACAATCGGCCTAAAGCACTCAATTTAGTCCTCGCTGGATTAGCCCGACAAAAAACAACCAGCCCTATCGAATGGGAAGTGCTTATTGCCGATGATGGCTCTAAAAATGATACTTTTGCATTAATCCAATCATGGCAAAGCCACTTTCCATGTGCATTGCACCATGTATGGCACGAAGATCTTGGCTTTCGCGCTGGCGCAATTCGTAATCGAGCAGCAGCCCAATCCAAAGGGGATTATCTGGTGTTTCTCGATGGCGATTGCGTGCCGATGCCCGATTTTTTGCAACAACATGCCATATTGGCAGAAACCGCCTGGTATGTGGCGGGCAATCGAATCCTGCTCTCGGAAGCATTCACCGCAACCTTACTCGAGCAACCAGACGCCATCAACATCATGGACTGGTCAATCTGGCAATGGTTTACCGCCAAATTATCCGGCAAAACCAATCGAGCTTGGCCTTGCCTACGCTTAAAAATCGCTGATGCACGCAAAAAACGGCGAACTCGTTGGGAAGTGGTGAAAAGTTGTAATTTAGGCGTTTGGAGAGCCGATTTCATCGCCATCAATGGCTTTGACGAAAGCTTTTCTGGCTGGGGGCATGAAGATTCGGATTTTGCAATCCGCTTGCTGCGCCTGGGCGTCGGCATCAAAGACGGCCGTTTTGCTGTGCCGGTGCTGCATCTTTGGCACCGTGAAAACGATCGCTCTAAACAAGCAGAAAACTGGAAAAAACTCGAAGAAACACTCAAAAGCACGCATATTGAAGCCAAAATTGGCTTAAAGTCACTGACTCAATAA
- a CDS encoding glycosyltransferase family 2 protein, whose translation MPTIGVAIITKNAQAHLADCLNAVTWCDKIVVLDSGSTDQTLSIAQAYGAHIEQTTDWPGFGIQKNRAIALLDTDWILALDADEVLDAELMQSIQAAIKAPTASVYQISRLSNYCGRWINHSGWKPDHLPRLFQRGHAAYSESLVHEKLNFSGQAPLLAGQLLHYSFDRLDDVLDKVNRYSSAGAEQRLQRGERSSLGKAIYKGWWTFIRTYVLQRGFLDGREGFILAVSNAEGAYYRQLKLMYLQEKK comes from the coding sequence ATGCCGACTATTGGCGTTGCCATCATTACTAAAAATGCCCAAGCTCATCTTGCAGACTGTCTTAATGCTGTCACTTGGTGCGATAAAATCGTTGTTTTAGATTCGGGTAGTACCGATCAAACTTTAAGCATTGCACAAGCTTACGGCGCTCATATTGAGCAAACCACCGATTGGCCCGGCTTTGGCATCCAAAAAAATCGCGCAATCGCCCTACTCGATACCGATTGGATTTTAGCGCTGGATGCCGATGAAGTTCTCGATGCCGAGCTGATGCAAAGCATTCAAGCCGCGATCAAAGCACCGACGGCCAGCGTGTATCAAATCAGTCGCCTATCCAATTACTGCGGCCGCTGGATTAATCATTCCGGCTGGAAACCCGATCATTTGCCACGCTTATTCCAACGTGGGCACGCGGCTTATTCCGAATCTTTAGTGCATGAAAAACTCAATTTTTCAGGCCAAGCGCCGCTATTAGCTGGCCAGCTTTTACATTACTCATTTGATCGCTTAGATGACGTACTCGATAAAGTGAATCGCTACTCCAGTGCTGGCGCAGAGCAACGTTTGCAGCGCGGCGAACGCTCGAGCTTAGGTAAAGCAATTTATAAAGGCTGGTGGACGTTTATTCGTACTTACGTTTTACAACGCGGCTTTTTAGATGGGCGAGAAGGCTTTATTTTGGCGGTATCTAATGCCGAAGGCGCGTACTATCGCCAACTCAAACTGATGTATCTGCAAGAAAAAAAATGA
- a CDS encoding O-antigen ligase family protein, whose translation MLWTNQKAVLVVLLFSALLGFALPSSTALTNIMVPLCGLLGLYWARGQIVDFFRSNPFALLPLLLWLALGLGAVFSPAPEAWAYFAKYKKLLFIPLLALFFLKGPEKTIQYAIAGFLVGNLGILLLSSLVWFTGQPTWFGTTFVAASAISKNAIAQTFLMAFAGVVWFAIGIRYRQWAGFLLAAASFAGVYLMSPQRTGHLAGLVLLMTLGWMFLQHRWRYGFVALLSLGVLVIALTNNPVQQRAKLGVTEVIACQAALNTPQQDQACLTSMGIRSVFYLTALKQIAEYPLLGKGTGAIKTQIGPLEMSNPHNEYLLQGMQLGLLGVALYLALLASALKMALGLPRVWAAVAVGVTLSYAVCSLFNSLLMDISEGNTFSVFFALLLAASAFIAKSKKELDRV comes from the coding sequence ATGTTGTGGACGAATCAAAAAGCAGTATTGGTGGTGTTATTGTTCTCGGCTTTGCTCGGGTTTGCGCTGCCAAGCAGCACTGCGCTGACCAATATCATGGTGCCGTTGTGTGGTCTGTTGGGCTTATATTGGGCGCGTGGCCAAATTGTTGATTTCTTTCGCAGCAACCCATTCGCCTTATTGCCCTTACTGTTGTGGTTGGCATTGGGGCTAGGTGCGGTGTTTTCTCCGGCGCCAGAAGCGTGGGCTTATTTTGCTAAATATAAAAAACTGCTGTTTATTCCCTTGCTGGCGCTGTTTTTTCTAAAAGGGCCAGAGAAAACCATCCAGTATGCGATTGCTGGTTTTTTAGTCGGCAATTTAGGGATTTTATTGCTATCAAGCTTGGTCTGGTTTACAGGCCAGCCGACATGGTTTGGCACGACGTTTGTCGCCGCATCGGCGATTTCTAAAAATGCCATCGCGCAAACCTTCTTAATGGCTTTTGCTGGCGTAGTGTGGTTCGCCATCGGGATTCGCTATCGGCAATGGGCGGGGTTTTTGCTGGCCGCAGCTAGTTTTGCTGGCGTGTATTTAATGTCGCCGCAGCGCACCGGGCATTTGGCTGGTTTAGTGTTGCTGATGACTTTGGGCTGGATGTTTTTGCAGCATCGCTGGCGGTATGGGTTTGTGGCGCTATTGAGCCTTGGCGTGCTGGTGATTGCGCTTACCAACAATCCTGTGCAACAACGGGCAAAATTGGGCGTAACCGAAGTCATCGCTTGCCAAGCGGCGCTCAATACACCACAGCAAGATCAGGCGTGTTTAACGTCAATGGGCATACGGAGTGTTTTTTATCTCACGGCGCTCAAGCAAATTGCTGAATATCCTCTGTTGGGTAAGGGCACTGGGGCGATTAAGACGCAAATTGGCCCGCTGGAGATGAGTAATCCGCACAATGAATATTTGCTACAAGGCATGCAACTGGGATTGCTTGGCGTGGCTTTGTATCTGGCTTTACTGGCGAGTGCACTCAAAATGGCGCTGGGTCTGCCTCGCGTTTGGGCTGCCGTTGCGGTGGGTGTGACGCTGTCGTACGCAGTGTGTAGTTTGTTTAATTCTTTACTGATGGATATTTCCGAAGGAAATACTTTTTCGGTGTTTTTTGCGCTATTGCTGGCCGCGTCAGCATTCATCGCCAAGTCAAAAAAGGAGTTGGATCGTGTCTGA
- the metX gene encoding homoserine O-succinyltransferase MetX, translating into MSDSVGIVTPQKWVFEEPITLSSGAVLPRYELMVETYGELNADKSNAILICHALSGHHHVAGYHTAEDKAPGWWDSMIGPGKPIDTNRFFVIGVNNLGGCHGSTGPSSINPATGEPYGSAFPVVLVRDWVETQARLADRLGIQQFAAVIGGSLGGMQALRWSITYPERIRHALVIASAPKLTTQNIAFNDVARQAILTDPEFHGGDFYQHGVVPRRGLRLARMLGHITYLSDGGMGEKFGRLLRTGEYQYGFDVEFEIESYLRYQGDKFANVFDANTYLLMTKALDYFDPARHYGGSLAEAMRQAKAKFLVVSFTTDWRFAPARSREIVKALLDADRTVSYAEIESQHGHDAFLMQDAPYMNVMRAYLNNVAKELV; encoded by the coding sequence GTGTCTGATTCAGTTGGCATCGTTACCCCGCAAAAATGGGTGTTTGAGGAGCCGATCACACTGTCATCGGGCGCCGTATTACCGCGCTATGAGTTGATGGTGGAAACCTATGGTGAGCTTAATGCCGATAAATCGAATGCGATTTTGATTTGTCACGCTTTGTCGGGCCATCATCATGTGGCGGGTTACCACACGGCGGAGGATAAAGCCCCGGGTTGGTGGGACAGTATGATTGGGCCGGGCAAGCCGATTGATACCAATCGCTTTTTTGTCATTGGCGTGAATAATCTGGGGGGGTGTCACGGCTCAACTGGTCCTTCGAGTATTAATCCGGCGACGGGTGAGCCGTATGGCTCGGCTTTTCCGGTGGTTTTGGTGCGTGATTGGGTGGAGACACAAGCGCGCTTGGCCGATCGTTTAGGGATCCAACAATTTGCGGCAGTTATTGGCGGCAGCTTGGGGGGTATGCAGGCACTACGCTGGTCAATCACATATCCTGAGCGTATACGTCATGCTTTAGTCATTGCGTCTGCACCGAAGTTAACCACGCAGAATATTGCGTTTAATGATGTGGCCCGCCAAGCTATATTGACTGATCCTGAATTTCATGGCGGCGACTTTTACCAGCATGGCGTCGTGCCTCGGCGTGGACTGCGCTTAGCGCGCATGCTCGGGCATATTACTTATTTGTCTGATGGTGGCATGGGCGAGAAATTTGGTCGCTTATTGCGTACCGGTGAATACCAATATGGCTTTGACGTTGAATTCGAAATCGAATCGTATTTACGTTATCAAGGCGATAAATTTGCCAATGTGTTTGATGCCAATACCTATTTATTAATGACCAAAGCATTGGATTATTTTGATCCGGCACGGCATTACGGTGGCAGTTTGGCAGAGGCGATGCGGCAGGCAAAAGCCAAGTTTTTGGTGGTGTCATTTACCACCGATTGGCGTTTTGCCCCAGCGCGCTCGCGTGAAATTGTAAAAGCTTTGCTCGACGCCGATCGAACCGTCTCATACGCCGAGATTGAATCGCAGCACGGGCACGATGCCTTTTTAATGCAAGATGCGCCGTATATGAATGTGATGCGCGCCTATTTAAACAATGTGGCGAAGGAGCTGGTGTAA
- the metW gene encoding methionine biosynthesis protein MetW — protein sequence MAELINLRPDLKHIAQLIKPASRVLDLGCADGELLAWLQANKQVRGIGVDVDVNSIVHCVEKNLNVIQADMESGLQHFEDGSFDFVVLSLTIQSMHNVELILQEMLRVGRCGIVTFPNFGYWENRWQILKGQMPVSETIPYEWYNTPNIHFCTVNDFSQLLAKLGMQVDGQVVLHQGEPVNFLPNLLGSLALVQFSQTKRQQTLG from the coding sequence ATGGCTGAACTCATAAATCTTCGTCCTGACTTAAAGCATATTGCGCAGTTGATTAAGCCAGCATCTCGGGTGTTGGATTTGGGCTGCGCTGATGGTGAGTTATTGGCTTGGCTGCAAGCGAATAAACAAGTGCGCGGCATTGGCGTTGATGTCGATGTGAATTCGATTGTGCATTGCGTTGAAAAAAATCTGAACGTGATTCAAGCCGATATGGAAAGCGGTTTGCAGCATTTTGAAGACGGCAGTTTTGACTTTGTGGTGTTGTCGCTGACGATTCAATCGATGCATAACGTCGAGCTAATTTTGCAAGAAATGCTGCGCGTTGGCCGCTGCGGGATTGTGACCTTTCCAAATTTTGGCTATTGGGAAAACCGCTGGCAAATCCTTAAAGGGCAAATGCCAGTCTCGGAAACCATTCCTTATGAATGGTATAACACGCCGAATATTCATTTTTGTACCGTGAATGACTTTAGCCAGTTGCTCGCAAAATTAGGCATGCAAGTGGATGGCCAAGTGGTGTTGCATCAAGGTGAACCAGTCAATTTTCTGCCTAATTTATTGGGTAGTTTGGCGCTGGTGCAGTTTAGTCAAACTAAACGTCAACAGACCCTAGGGTAA
- a CDS encoding Gfo/Idh/MocA family protein, protein MKAIRFGIIGTGSIAQRFVSGLAHVPQAEAVAVFNRTTSKANLFAAANQIPQIYATLDELLASDIDAVYIATPHPSHAALSIAALKAGKAVLCEKPAAVTLAELDEVIATAQAAQRLYMEAMKPAFFPLYREIRERIAAGAIGEVKFIRAGFSNPTLPAGHAVLDPAQAGGGLLDIGIYAAFLAVDWLGATSEVQSLGRIGATGVDTFASWQSQHQHGISQLYCGLDVAGSGEALIAGTQGYVLLHDKWWNPARATLVTATGEREELARAPIGSGLNYETAHFCELLRSGQQESPILPHAKTRAALQMTLQSRQAVLGI, encoded by the coding sequence ATGAAAGCGATACGCTTTGGCATCATTGGTACCGGCAGTATCGCGCAACGTTTTGTCTCTGGTTTAGCCCATGTCCCGCAGGCTGAAGCGGTGGCGGTATTTAACCGTACCACCAGCAAAGCCAATCTGTTTGCTGCCGCCAATCAAATACCCCAAATTTATGCCACGCTGGATGAACTACTCGCGAGTGACATCGACGCGGTGTATATCGCCACGCCACATCCTAGTCATGCCGCGCTGAGTATCGCGGCGCTCAAAGCAGGCAAAGCGGTGTTGTGTGAAAAGCCCGCTGCGGTTACTTTGGCCGAGTTGGATGAGGTTATCGCCACTGCGCAAGCGGCGCAGCGCCTTTATATGGAGGCGATGAAGCCGGCGTTTTTTCCTTTATACCGAGAGATTCGCGAACGCATCGCTGCTGGCGCCATCGGTGAGGTCAAGTTTATTCGGGCGGGTTTTTCGAATCCGACACTGCCTGCTGGCCACGCAGTGCTCGATCCAGCGCAAGCGGGCGGTGGTTTGCTCGATATTGGCATTTATGCTGCGTTTTTGGCGGTAGATTGGCTGGGCGCGACGAGCGAAGTGCAAAGCTTAGGGCGAATTGGCGCCACTGGCGTGGATACTTTTGCCAGTTGGCAGAGCCAGCATCAGCATGGGATTAGCCAGCTGTATTGCGGGCTGGATGTGGCAGGCAGTGGCGAAGCGCTGATTGCAGGTACGCAGGGCTATGTATTGCTTCACGACAAATGGTGGAATCCCGCACGAGCAACCTTGGTCACGGCGACTGGCGAACGTGAAGAATTGGCACGCGCGCCGATTGGCTCAGGCCTGAATTACGAAACCGCACATTTTTGCGAGCTGCTGCGATCTGGGCAGCAAGAAAGCCCTATTTTACCGCACGCGAAAACCCGCGCAGCTTTACAGATGACGCTGCAGTCACGGCAAGCTGTACTGGGTATTTGA
- a CDS encoding DUF2185 domain-containing protein: MSKDYLLDESRMKKVATGHGLCVVSDEVTIEGYPVGLMYREKPSKAGDSGWRFFSGCEDDKFLNNPKNHSELDVNVVANYDSSVIALLDSPIGSVFEKGPDAEAFVAVTDWSPLD, from the coding sequence ATGAGTAAAGACTATTTACTAGATGAAAGCCGTATGAAGAAAGTCGCTACTGGTCATGGCCTGTGTGTGGTCAGTGATGAAGTGACGATTGAAGGCTATCCGGTTGGGTTGATGTATCGAGAAAAGCCCAGCAAAGCTGGCGATAGCGGCTGGCGTTTTTTCTCTGGCTGCGAAGATGACAAGTTTCTGAACAATCCAAAAAATCACAGCGAATTGGATGTCAACGTCGTCGCCAATTACGACAGCAGCGTGATTGCCTTGCTCGATTCGCCGATTGGCAGCGTGTTTGAAAAAGGCCCAGATGCTGAGGCTTTTGTCGCGGTGACCGATTGGTCGCCGTTGGATTAA
- a CDS encoding M14 family metallopeptidase: MLRISSQFDSGSIDVIDASDAANIRLQLRPDNASDFSQWFHFRLTGARDQDCTLRIENAGQSAYPDGWPDYQAVASYDRENWFRVDTEYDGQTLSIQHTPMTDAVWFAYFEPYSWERHQALIGSALSYAPWVDLIPLGVTPDDHDLDMLRVGIPLGHKKNIWITARQHPGESMAEWFVEGLLETLLDPENAVARRLLEHCVFYIVPNMNPDGSVRGNLRTNAMGANLNREWGTPSLARSPEVFWVREKMQEIGVDAFLDIHGDEAIPHNFVAGCEDNPSFSSKQRDLQATFKAAWLAASPDFQTEFGYTDSHFGPETLTLGTNWVGHSFDCLAYTVEMPFKDTASHPLPEVGWNGERSKQFGASVLTALLAVAHQLK, translated from the coding sequence ATGCTTCGGATCTCCAGCCAGTTTGACTCAGGTTCTATCGATGTGATCGACGCCAGCGATGCCGCGAATATTCGCCTGCAATTGCGCCCCGATAATGCCTCTGACTTTTCGCAGTGGTTTCACTTTCGCTTAACCGGCGCGCGGGATCAGGATTGTACTTTGCGTATTGAAAACGCTGGGCAAAGCGCGTATCCCGATGGTTGGCCTGATTATCAGGCGGTGGCCAGTTACGATCGCGAGAATTGGTTTCGCGTTGATACCGAATACGATGGGCAAACTTTAAGCATTCAACATACGCCGATGACTGATGCGGTGTGGTTTGCTTATTTTGAGCCGTATTCTTGGGAGCGCCATCAAGCCTTGATCGGCAGTGCTTTAAGCTATGCGCCGTGGGTTGATCTAATACCCCTTGGGGTAACGCCTGACGACCATGATTTAGACATGCTGCGCGTTGGCATACCCCTCGGGCATAAGAAAAACATCTGGATTACTGCGCGTCAGCATCCGGGCGAATCGATGGCTGAATGGTTTGTTGAGGGCTTGCTAGAAACCTTGCTCGATCCAGAAAATGCCGTCGCTCGCCGCTTGCTCGAGCATTGTGTGTTTTATATCGTCCCGAATATGAATCCCGATGGCAGTGTGCGCGGCAATTTACGCACCAATGCCATGGGGGCGAATTTGAATCGCGAATGGGGTACACCGAGCTTGGCGCGTAGCCCTGAAGTCTTTTGGGTGCGGGAGAAAATGCAAGAAATCGGCGTCGATGCGTTTTTAGATATTCATGGTGATGAAGCGATTCCACATAACTTTGTTGCCGGTTGCGAAGACAACCCGTCGTTTTCTAGCAAACAACGCGATTTGCAAGCCACGTTCAAAGCCGCATGGTTGGCGGCGAGCCCAGATTTTCAAACTGAATTTGGCTATACCGATAGCCATTTTGGTCCAGAAACCTTAACGTTGGGTACCAATTGGGTGGGTCACAGCTTTGATTGCTTGGCGTATACGGTGGAAATGCCGTTTAAAGATACCGCCAGCCATCCTCTGCCCGAAGTTGGCTGGAATGGTGAGCGATCTAAGCAGTTTGGCGCGAGCGTATTAACGGCCTTGTTAGCGGTGGCACACCAGTTGAAATAA
- a CDS encoding DUF1801 domain-containing protein, which translates to MNDPRVTQLLHDLALADGDILAIVEATRALIYSQVPTASERVMYGGLMFGDASDFCGVFAYKNHVSLEFGRGCDLQDVAGVLEGGGKFRRHIKLMQVADLEAKSVAQYIFQAHAL; encoded by the coding sequence ATGAATGACCCTAGAGTAACGCAGTTATTGCATGATCTGGCTTTGGCCGATGGCGACATACTGGCGATTGTTGAGGCCACCAGAGCGCTGATTTATTCGCAAGTGCCAACGGCCAGCGAGCGTGTGATGTATGGCGGTTTGATGTTTGGCGACGCCAGCGATTTTTGCGGGGTGTTTGCGTATAAAAATCACGTTTCGCTCGAGTTTGGCCGTGGTTGTGATTTGCAAGACGTCGCAGGCGTGCTCGAAGGTGGTGGTAAATTTCGTCGGCATATCAAATTGATGCAGGTGGCTGATTTAGAGGCCAAATCGGTGGCGCAATATATTTTTCAGGCGCACGCGCTGTAA
- a CDS encoding hemerythrin domain-containing protein, whose protein sequence is MLNPFATETVTFETPIAMLIACHDRVRQYAALTETLALHLQQQGADAAAVAGAQSILRYFDIAAPLHHQDEDEDLFPALLEHASPILRADIEQVMAEHAELAQLWHQVRQALLAVIAGDASRLNLALAQSFAKLYPAHAAKEEIDIYPAAAQLLDANCLAQLGKNMAARRTDAARSA, encoded by the coding sequence ATGCTTAATCCATTCGCCACTGAAACAGTGACATTTGAAACCCCGATCGCCATGCTGATTGCTTGCCATGATCGCGTTCGCCAATATGCTGCGCTGACCGAAACCTTGGCGCTGCATCTGCAGCAGCAAGGCGCCGATGCGGCCGCTGTGGCTGGCGCGCAGTCGATTTTGCGTTACTTTGATATCGCTGCGCCGCTGCATCATCAAGATGAAGATGAGGATTTATTTCCGGCATTGTTAGAGCATGCGTCACCCATATTGCGCGCAGACATTGAGCAAGTCATGGCTGAACATGCAGAACTCGCTCAGCTTTGGCATCAAGTTCGCCAAGCTTTATTGGCGGTGATTGCCGGGGATGCCAGCCGCTTGAATTTGGCGCTGGCGCAGTCGTTCGCCAAGCTTTACCCGGCGCATGCCGCCAAAGAAGAAATTGATATTTATCCTGCGGCAGCGCAATTACTCGACGCCAATTGCTTGGCGCAATTAGGTAAAAATATGGCCGCACGGCGAACCGATGCAGCCCGTAGTGCGTGA
- a CDS encoding dienelactone hydrolase family protein — protein MIIQSTSHDLATPTGVMRTYLHQPSDGRQYPTILFYSEIFQQTGPIERAARLIAGYGYNVLVPEVFHELNPIGTVLAYDDAGRDKGNADKMAKSIEGYDSDNAALIAWAKTLPWNNGLFGAMGFCIGGHLAFRAALQPEIKATACFYATDLHTHVIPNQAGQHSMDRLAEISGELLMIWGKQDPHIPAPGRARVYQGLVAADKTFTWHEFNGPHAFMRDEGERYDPQLAGLGNQLALDLFSRRLRA, from the coding sequence ATGATCATTCAAAGCACCAGCCACGACCTAGCAACGCCAACAGGGGTAATGCGCACTTACCTACACCAGCCCAGCGATGGCCGGCAATACCCTACGATTTTGTTTTATTCCGAGATTTTCCAGCAAACCGGCCCGATTGAACGCGCAGCGCGTTTGATTGCCGGCTATGGCTACAACGTATTGGTGCCCGAAGTGTTTCACGAGCTCAATCCCATTGGCACCGTATTGGCGTATGACGATGCCGGTCGCGATAAAGGCAATGCCGACAAAATGGCCAAGTCGATCGAAGGCTATGATTCGGACAATGCGGCACTGATTGCTTGGGCGAAAACCCTGCCGTGGAATAACGGTTTATTTGGCGCGATGGGGTTTTGTATTGGCGGCCATTTAGCATTTCGCGCCGCGCTACAGCCGGAAATCAAAGCCACCGCGTGTTTTTACGCTACTGATTTGCATACGCATGTGATTCCGAATCAAGCTGGCCAACACAGCATGGACAGGCTAGCAGAAATCAGCGGTGAATTATTAATGATTTGGGGCAAGCAAGACCCGCATATTCCAGCTCCAGGTCGCGCCCGCGTTTACCAAGGGTTGGTGGCGGCAGACAAAACCTTTACTTGGCATGAATTTAACGGCCCACACGCCTTTATGCGCGACGAAGGCGAGCGTTATGACCCACAACTAGCCGGCTTAGGTAATCAACTGGCACTCGACTTATTTAGCCGCCGCTTGCGCGCCTAA